One window from the genome of Methyloradius palustris encodes:
- a CDS encoding formate dehydrogenase subunit delta, protein MKIETLVTMANQIGDFFRSYPDVEQAKHDIASHLKRFWALGMRQQIVAHVKDNNAEGLHALVSDAIRENSALLA, encoded by the coding sequence ATGAAGATTGAAACCTTAGTGACCATGGCCAACCAGATTGGCGATTTTTTCCGTTCCTATCCCGATGTAGAGCAAGCAAAACACGATATCGCAAGTCACCTTAAACGCTTTTGGGCACTCGGCATGCGCCAGCAGATAGTGGCCCATGTTAAAGACAATAATGCTGAAGGCCTGCATGCATTGGTGAGTGATGCTATCCGCGAAAATAGTGCTTTACTTGCATAA
- a CDS encoding DUF779 domain-containing protein, translating to MASRVTATEAAVNLINTLKAQHGDLMFHQSGGCCDGSAPMCYPAGEFYLGSSDVKIGEVAGVPFHMSVSQFQYWEHTHLTLDAITGTGGQFSLERPTGLRFIIRSRLYSDEEWQHLPPVEICG from the coding sequence ATTGCTTCAAGAGTCACTGCAACAGAAGCAGCAGTTAATCTGATTAATACATTAAAAGCGCAGCATGGCGATTTGATGTTTCACCAATCGGGTGGCTGTTGCGATGGCAGTGCACCTATGTGTTACCCCGCAGGCGAATTTTATCTGGGTAGCTCAGACGTTAAAATCGGCGAAGTGGCTGGGGTACCTTTTCACATGAGCGTGAGCCAGTTTCAATATTGGGAGCACACCCATCTCACGTTAGATGCAATTACTGGCACTGGTGGCCAGTTTTCACTTGAGCGCCCTACTGGGTTAAGATTCATCATTCGTTCCAGGTTATACAGTGATGAAGAATGGCAACATCTACCACCAGTCGAAATTTGCGGCTGA
- the adh gene encoding aldehyde dehydrogenase, with translation MSLESLKNLGVAHPYKAKYDNYIGGKWVAPVDGQYFDNVSPVTGKVFCQVARSTEKDVNLALDAAHAAKDAWGKTSTTDRANILNKIADAMEANLEKIAIAETIDNGKPIRETTLADIPLAIDHFRYFAGCIRAQEGSIGEIDHDTMAYHFHEPLGVVGQIIPWNFPILMAAWKLAPALAAGNCIVMKPAEQTPVSILIVMEIIGHLLPPGTLNIINGFGLEAGKPLASSSRIAKIAFTGETTTGRLIMQYASQNIIPVTLELGGKSPNVFFEDIMDADDAYFDKCLEGFALFALNQGEVCTCPSRALIQESIYDDFIARAIERVKAIKQGNPLEMSTMIGAQASSEQVEKIMSYIKLGQEEGAQLLTGGKATKLGGDLGGGYYIEPTLFKGHNKMRIFQEEIFGPVLSVTTFKDEAEALAIANDTLYGLGAGVWTRDGSRAFRMGRGIQAGRVWTNCYHLYPAHAAFGGYKQSGIGRENHKMMLDHYQQTKNLLVSYNPNKLGFF, from the coding sequence ATGAGTTTAGAAAGCCTTAAAAATCTGGGCGTAGCACATCCCTATAAAGCGAAATATGACAACTACATTGGTGGCAAATGGGTTGCCCCTGTAGATGGTCAATATTTTGATAATGTCAGCCCAGTCACTGGCAAAGTGTTCTGCCAAGTTGCCCGCTCAACTGAAAAAGACGTCAATCTAGCCTTGGATGCTGCACATGCCGCCAAAGATGCTTGGGGCAAAACCTCGACTACAGATCGAGCCAACATCCTGAATAAGATCGCTGATGCGATGGAAGCTAATCTGGAAAAGATTGCCATCGCTGAAACCATTGATAACGGTAAGCCAATACGTGAAACAACTTTGGCCGATATTCCACTGGCCATTGACCACTTCCGCTACTTTGCAGGCTGTATTCGCGCGCAAGAAGGCTCTATTGGCGAGATTGACCATGACACCATGGCATACCATTTCCATGAGCCACTAGGCGTCGTTGGTCAGATCATTCCTTGGAACTTCCCGATTTTGATGGCAGCCTGGAAACTGGCACCAGCACTGGCTGCTGGTAACTGTATCGTCATGAAACCAGCAGAACAGACACCTGTATCTATTCTGATCGTGATGGAAATCATTGGTCATCTGTTACCACCAGGCACATTGAATATTATCAATGGTTTTGGCCTTGAAGCTGGTAAACCGCTGGCGAGCTCAAGCCGTATCGCAAAGATTGCATTTACGGGTGAGACCACCACTGGCCGCTTGATTATGCAATATGCTTCACAGAACATCATCCCAGTCACACTGGAGCTGGGTGGCAAATCACCAAACGTGTTCTTTGAAGACATCATGGATGCTGATGATGCCTACTTCGACAAGTGCCTGGAAGGTTTCGCGCTGTTTGCACTGAACCAGGGTGAAGTCTGTACCTGCCCATCACGCGCCTTGATTCAGGAATCAATCTACGATGACTTCATTGCCCGTGCGATTGAACGCGTAAAAGCCATCAAGCAAGGCAACCCACTGGAAATGTCGACCATGATTGGTGCACAAGCTTCTAGCGAACAAGTTGAAAAGATCATGTCTTACATCAAGCTTGGTCAAGAAGAAGGCGCTCAGCTACTCACAGGCGGCAAAGCCACCAAACTTGGCGGCGACTTGGGTGGTGGCTACTACATTGAGCCTACCTTGTTTAAAGGCCACAACAAGATGCGTATTTTCCAGGAAGAAATCTTTGGCCCAGTGCTTTCCGTGACCACCTTCAAGGATGAAGCTGAAGCCCTGGCGATTGCCAACGATACCTTGTACGGTTTGGGCGCTGGCGTCTGGACGCGTGATGGTAGCCGTGCATTCCGCATGGGTCGTGGCATTCAGGCTGGTCGCGTTTGGACTAACTGTTACCACCTCTACCCCGCACATGCTGCATTTGGTGGTTACAAGCAGTCTGGTATTGGCCGTGAAAACCACAAGATGATGTTGGATCACTACCAACAAACCAAGAACTTGTTGGTGAGTTACAACCCTAACAAGTTGGGCTTCTTCTAG
- a CDS encoding MOSC domain-containing protein: MKLISVNVAMPEAVSMHGTLISTGIYKLPQPGRVWLGFNNLIGDGQADLTVHGGEYQAAYSYPLEHYQYWQQFLGIEHLPYGTFGENFTISGLLEDDAYIGDILSIGEAVIQVTMPRNPCFKFGHKIGKPGVVREFLVSGRSGFYHKVLTEGEVGAGDEIQLLERDPQSISIRAALGMQKLEEGNAETLRHALTIKSLPPVLRENFADHLEQITSA; the protein is encoded by the coding sequence ATGAAGCTCATCTCAGTAAACGTGGCCATGCCAGAAGCAGTCAGTATGCATGGCACACTGATATCAACAGGCATATATAAGTTGCCTCAGCCTGGTCGGGTCTGGTTGGGATTCAACAATCTAATAGGGGATGGCCAGGCAGATTTGACGGTACATGGCGGTGAATATCAGGCCGCTTATAGTTACCCACTTGAGCATTATCAATATTGGCAACAATTTCTTGGCATAGAACACTTACCTTACGGCACCTTTGGTGAGAATTTCACTATTAGCGGCTTACTTGAAGATGACGCCTACATAGGCGATATATTGTCCATCGGCGAGGCGGTTATTCAGGTAACCATGCCGCGTAATCCATGTTTCAAGTTTGGTCACAAAATTGGCAAGCCTGGAGTGGTCCGCGAGTTTTTGGTGAGTGGCCGCAGCGGTTTTTATCACAAGGTGTTAACCGAAGGCGAAGTTGGGGCGGGAGATGAAATACAGCTGTTAGAACGTGACCCACAAAGTATCAGCATACGTGCAGCATTAGGCATGCAAAAACTAGAAGAGGGCAACGCAGAAACCTTGCGCCATGCTTTGACGATTAAATCGTTACCCCCTGTCTTAAGAGAAAACTTTGCTGATCATTTGGAGCAAATTACCAGCGCGTAG
- the ispF gene encoding 2-C-methyl-D-erythritol 2,4-cyclodiphosphate synthase, which produces MRIGHGFDVHQLVEGRRCIIGGVDIPYEKGLKGHSDADVLLHAICDALLGAAALGDIGKHFPDTDERYKGIDSRQLLKHVVALVNDKGYVVVNIDATVIAEAPKLAPYITTMREHIAEDIGIALDAVNVKATTTEKLGFTGRGEGIAAEAVCLINQQ; this is translated from the coding sequence TTGAGAATAGGCCACGGCTTTGATGTACATCAGCTAGTAGAAGGGCGGCGCTGCATTATCGGCGGTGTTGATATTCCCTATGAAAAAGGCTTGAAAGGCCATTCTGATGCGGATGTATTGCTGCATGCTATTTGTGATGCCCTATTAGGTGCGGCAGCGCTTGGCGATATCGGCAAGCATTTCCCTGATACTGATGAGCGTTATAAAGGCATCGATTCACGCCAGTTGCTGAAGCATGTGGTGGCGCTGGTCAATGACAAAGGCTATGTCGTTGTTAATATCGACGCCACAGTGATCGCCGAAGCACCCAAGCTCGCCCCTTACATCACCACGATGCGTGAACATATTGCTGAAGATATTGGTATAGCGCTTGATGCAGTGAATGTAAAAGCAACAACGACAGAAAAACTCGGCTTTACTGGACGGGGTGAGGGGATTGCCGCTGAAGCAGTATGCTTGATCAATCAACAGTAG
- the fdhF gene encoding formate dehydrogenase subunit alpha: MDKQKDYATPARKSDKQVTLEIDGQQVTVPSGTSLIHAAMVAGITIPKLCATDSLEPFGSCRLCLVEVEGRRGFPASCTTPVDEGLKVHTQSKKLADVRRGVMELYISDHPLDCLTCATNGDCELQDMAGAVGLREVRYGYEGENHLKAEKDESNPYFTFDPSKCIVCSRCVRACEETQGTFALTIEGRGFESKVAAGINDFMDSECVSCGACVAACPTATLMEKSVIEQGLPEHSVTTTCAYCGVGCSFNAEMRGEEVVRMVPNKDGGANHGHSCVKGRFAWGYTTHKDRITKPMIRKSIHDPWQEVSWDEAINYAASEITRIQAKYGKHSAGAITSSRCTNEEVYVVQKLVRAVFGTNNVDTCARVCHSPTGYGLKQTLGESAGTQTFDSVMKSDVIMVIGANPTDGHPVFGSQMKRRLREGAKLIVADPRAIDLVSSPHVKANYHLKLRPGTNVALISAMAHVVVTEGLVDEDFVKARCEWDSFVIWRDFVAKPQNSPEALSEELGIKAEEIRAAARLFATGGNGAIYYGLGVTEHSQGSTMVMGIANLAMATGNLGREGVGVNPLRGQNNVQGSCDMGSMPHEFTGYRHVSDDAARALFEKAWGRPLSNEPGLRIPNMLDLAGEGGFKALYCNGEDIAQSDPNTQHVTHALESMECVIVQDLFLNETAMYAHVFLPGASFLEKSGTFTNAERRISPVRRVMTPKNGGKEDWEITAMLSNALGYPMNYKSAWDILDEIAELTPTFKGVSQQKLDELGSVQWPCNDEHPSGTPTMHIDEFVRGKGKFFITEYVPTTEKVNAKYPLILTTGRILSQYNVGAQTRRTNNVAWHTEDRVEIHPHDAEDRGIKENDWVGINSRAGQTVLRAKITERVQPGVIYTTFHHPESGANVITTDNSDWATNCPEFKVTAVQVTRVSQLSDWQRNYQEFSEEQIGFAQVASEQAAQ, from the coding sequence ATGGACAAGCAAAAAGATTACGCGACACCCGCCCGAAAATCTGACAAACAGGTGACGCTGGAGATTGATGGCCAGCAAGTCACTGTGCCATCGGGCACCTCCCTCATCCATGCGGCGATGGTGGCTGGAATTACTATTCCGAAACTGTGCGCTACTGATAGCCTGGAGCCTTTTGGTTCATGTCGTTTGTGCCTCGTTGAAGTTGAGGGCAGGCGTGGTTTCCCTGCATCTTGTACTACGCCCGTGGATGAAGGCCTGAAAGTACATACACAAAGCAAAAAATTAGCTGATGTGCGCCGTGGTGTGATGGAGTTGTATATCTCAGACCATCCGCTAGATTGCCTAACTTGCGCTACTAATGGTGATTGCGAATTGCAAGACATGGCAGGTGCAGTAGGCCTGCGCGAAGTGCGCTATGGCTATGAAGGTGAAAATCACCTCAAGGCTGAAAAAGATGAATCTAACCCATATTTCACGTTTGACCCTTCTAAGTGCATTGTCTGCTCACGTTGTGTGCGTGCTTGCGAAGAAACACAAGGTACGTTTGCACTGACGATTGAAGGCCGTGGATTTGAATCAAAAGTAGCTGCTGGTATTAACGATTTCATGGATTCGGAATGCGTTTCCTGCGGCGCTTGTGTCGCTGCCTGCCCAACGGCTACGCTGATGGAAAAATCCGTGATTGAACAGGGTTTGCCTGAACACAGCGTGACAACTACCTGTGCCTATTGTGGCGTGGGTTGTTCGTTCAATGCCGAAATGCGTGGTGAAGAAGTCGTCCGCATGGTGCCAAACAAGGACGGTGGGGCCAATCATGGTCATTCTTGCGTAAAAGGGCGTTTTGCTTGGGGTTACACCACGCACAAAGACCGCATCACCAAACCGATGATCCGCAAGAGCATTCACGACCCATGGCAAGAAGTGTCATGGGATGAAGCGATTAATTACGCAGCCAGCGAAATCACACGCATCCAAGCTAAATACGGCAAGCATTCAGCAGGTGCAATCACGTCATCACGCTGCACCAACGAAGAAGTCTATGTAGTGCAAAAACTGGTACGTGCTGTATTTGGCACTAACAACGTAGATACCTGTGCCCGCGTTTGCCACTCTCCCACAGGATATGGCCTCAAACAAACCCTGGGTGAATCCGCTGGTACGCAGACCTTTGATTCGGTGATGAAATCTGATGTCATCATGGTGATAGGTGCTAACCCAACGGATGGTCACCCAGTATTCGGCTCACAAATGAAGCGGCGTCTGCGTGAAGGTGCGAAGCTGATTGTTGCTGATCCACGTGCGATTGACCTAGTTTCTTCACCGCATGTAAAAGCGAATTATCACCTCAAATTGCGTCCTGGTACCAACGTGGCGTTGATTTCAGCCATGGCTCATGTAGTGGTCACTGAAGGACTTGTTGACGAAGACTTTGTTAAAGCGCGTTGCGAGTGGGATTCTTTTGTGATTTGGCGCGATTTCGTTGCCAAGCCACAAAACTCTCCAGAAGCTTTGTCAGAGGAATTAGGGATTAAAGCAGAAGAAATTCGTGCAGCTGCCAGATTGTTTGCTACAGGCGGCAATGGCGCGATTTATTACGGATTGGGCGTGACCGAACACAGCCAAGGCTCTACCATGGTGATGGGCATTGCTAACCTTGCTATGGCAACAGGAAATCTTGGGCGTGAAGGCGTGGGTGTTAACCCGCTGCGTGGGCAAAATAACGTACAGGGTTCGTGCGATATGGGCTCCATGCCACATGAATTTACAGGTTATCGCCATGTTTCGGATGATGCCGCACGTGCCTTGTTTGAAAAGGCATGGGGCAGGCCACTTTCTAATGAGCCTGGTTTGCGTATCCCTAATATGCTGGATTTAGCAGGTGAGGGCGGCTTTAAGGCACTTTATTGCAATGGCGAAGACATTGCGCAATCTGACCCTAATACCCAGCATGTGACGCATGCGCTAGAGTCTATGGAATGCGTGATTGTGCAGGATCTATTCCTCAATGAAACCGCGATGTACGCTCATGTATTCTTGCCAGGTGCATCATTCCTTGAGAAGAGCGGCACCTTTACCAATGCCGAGCGCCGTATTTCACCTGTTCGCCGTGTGATGACACCGAAAAATGGCGGCAAGGAAGATTGGGAAATCACCGCCATGCTATCCAACGCATTGGGTTACCCCATGAACTACAAGAGCGCCTGGGACATTCTGGATGAAATCGCTGAACTAACCCCAACATTCAAGGGCGTGAGCCAGCAGAAACTGGATGAACTCGGCAGCGTGCAATGGCCTTGCAACGATGAGCATCCAAGTGGCACGCCGACTATGCACATTGATGAATTCGTACGCGGCAAAGGCAAGTTCTTTATCACCGAATACGTGCCGACTACCGAGAAGGTCAATGCCAAATACCCATTGATTCTGACTACAGGCCGCATACTTTCACAATACAACGTGGGCGCCCAGACTCGTCGCACCAACAATGTGGCGTGGCATACAGAAGATCGCGTGGAGATACACCCACATGATGCTGAAGACCGTGGTATTAAAGAGAATGATTGGGTCGGTATCAATAGCCGTGCAGGGCAAACGGTATTGCGCGCCAAGATTACCGAGCGGGTGCAGCCTGGCGTGATTTATACTACCTTCCATCACCCTGAGTCTGGGGCGAATGTGATTACGACCGATAATTCAGATTGGGCAACCAATTGCCCTGAATTCAAGGTCACTGCGGTGCAGGTCACTCGTGTTTCACAGCTTTCCGATTGGCAACGTAATTACCAGGAGTTCAGCGAGGAGCAGATTGGTTTTGCGCAAGTGGCCTCTGAACAAGCTGCGCAATAG
- a CDS encoding TIGR01458 family HAD-type hydrolase, translated as MNHSPTAQISSIKGILFDLDGVLYVGKSQIDGAMDAVASIRAKGIACRFVTNTSTLSLDSLQKKISAFGLDVEREEIISAPQAALLYLRKQSKPICRFLLADDVKKDFAEFRQSNTEAEFIVVGDIGDAWSYKLLNELFNCLMDDAKLIAIHKNKFWETEYGLQMDIGSFIAGLEYASGSTSMIIGKPSADFFQIALDDMGLKPSEVIMVGDDIDSDIGGAQAAGIKGVLVRTGKFRQGYFEASTIKPDWVIDSVRDLPALLGL; from the coding sequence ATGAACCATTCACCAACAGCCCAGATTTCTTCAATCAAGGGCATTCTGTTTGACCTTGATGGCGTACTTTATGTAGGTAAAAGCCAGATTGATGGGGCAATGGACGCGGTTGCAAGCATCCGTGCAAAAGGCATCGCCTGCCGTTTCGTGACCAACACCAGCACTTTGTCGCTTGATTCCTTACAAAAGAAGATCAGCGCGTTTGGGCTTGATGTTGAGAGAGAAGAAATCATTAGTGCACCACAGGCGGCTTTGCTTTATTTACGCAAACAATCCAAACCTATTTGCCGTTTTCTACTGGCTGATGATGTCAAAAAAGACTTCGCTGAATTTCGGCAATCGAATACAGAAGCCGAGTTCATCGTTGTTGGCGATATTGGCGATGCATGGTCTTACAAACTGTTGAACGAATTATTTAATTGCCTGATGGATGATGCCAAGCTAATCGCCATTCATAAAAACAAGTTTTGGGAAACCGAATATGGTTTGCAAATGGATATCGGCAGCTTTATTGCCGGGCTGGAGTATGCAAGTGGTAGCACCTCGATGATCATCGGCAAACCGTCTGCAGATTTCTTCCAGATCGCATTAGATGATATGGGCTTGAAACCGTCGGAGGTCATCATGGTTGGAGATGATATTGATTCCGACATCGGCGGTGCGCAAGCTGCTGGGATTAAGGGGGTATTAGTTAGAACTGGTAAATTCAGACAAGGCTATTTTGAGGCATCTACTATCAAGCCCGATTGGGTGATTGATTCAGTGCGTGATCTACCTGCACTTTTAGGGCTCTAA
- a CDS encoding formate dehydrogenase subunit gamma, producing the protein MSQNQLAQIHLKITRHIEKHSQLPGALLPLLHAIQDDLGFIPEDSYSLISKALNLSVAEVHGVVSFYHHFRTQVPGKHILQVCRAESCQAMGSEALEQHIKSHLSVDFHETTEDGAITLEPVYCLGNCACSPAVMLDGDVYGRVSASKIDGLIACARETVMNSEAA; encoded by the coding sequence TTGTCACAAAATCAATTAGCACAGATTCACTTGAAGATTACTCGGCATATTGAGAAGCATAGTCAGTTGCCAGGCGCATTATTGCCTTTGTTACACGCCATTCAAGATGACCTCGGTTTTATTCCTGAAGACAGTTACAGCCTGATTTCTAAAGCACTTAATCTTTCTGTTGCTGAAGTGCATGGCGTTGTCAGTTTTTATCACCATTTCCGTACGCAAGTGCCAGGCAAGCATATCTTGCAGGTATGTCGTGCTGAATCTTGCCAAGCCATGGGTAGCGAGGCCTTGGAACAGCATATTAAATCGCATTTATCTGTGGATTTTCATGAGACTACCGAAGATGGTGCTATTACCTTGGAGCCTGTTTACTGTTTAGGCAATTGTGCCTGTTCCCCAGCGGTGATGCTGGATGGCGATGTTTATGGGCGAGTTAGTGCCAGTAAGATCGACGGCCTGATTGCTTGTGCTAGAGAGACTGTAATGAATAGCGAGGCAGCATGA
- the ispD gene encoding 2-C-methyl-D-erythritol 4-phosphate cytidylyltransferase gives MPIFHVIIPAAGAGSRMGSQVPKQYLPLSGRPMIEQTLRVFSSSNRISSVAVLLSADDLEWDAAKIQISDKTRIYRCGGIIRSQTVLNGLGELSGHIDPDDWVLVHDAARPGLTDGLLNRLLDKLENDAVGGLLAIPLADTLKRADDEQRVAHTEPRDHLWQAQTPQMFRYGMLVEALKLAAEKSSVATDEAQAIEALGHHPKLVLGELRNLKVTYPEDLALIEAILQADVSRLAVKTN, from the coding sequence ATGCCTATATTTCACGTCATTATTCCCGCAGCTGGCGCTGGTAGCCGCATGGGATCACAAGTACCTAAACAATATTTGCCACTTTCAGGGCGCCCCATGATTGAGCAGACCTTGCGCGTATTTTCATCAAGCAACCGCATCAGTTCAGTGGCTGTATTACTGAGTGCAGATGATTTGGAATGGGATGCAGCCAAGATTCAAATCAGTGACAAAACCCGGATTTATCGTTGCGGAGGTATTATCCGTTCGCAAACGGTATTGAACGGCCTTGGCGAATTGAGCGGCCACATAGACCCAGATGACTGGGTTCTGGTGCATGATGCAGCTAGGCCCGGTTTGACTGATGGCTTGCTGAATCGCTTGCTTGATAAATTGGAAAATGATGCGGTTGGTGGTTTGCTGGCGATACCTTTGGCTGACACCCTCAAGCGTGCTGACGACGAGCAGCGTGTCGCGCATACTGAGCCAAGAGACCATCTCTGGCAGGCACAAACGCCGCAGATGTTCCGTTATGGCATGTTGGTTGAAGCACTGAAGCTTGCGGCAGAAAAATCTAGTGTGGCGACTGATGAAGCACAAGCGATTGAGGCGCTTGGCCATCACCCCAAATTAGTCCTAGGTGAGCTGCGTAATCTTAAAGTCACTTACCCAGAAGATTTGGCATTGATAGAAGCTATTTTGCAGGCAGATGTGTCCAGATTAGCCGTAAAAACTAATTAG
- the fdhD gene encoding formate dehydrogenase accessory sulfurtransferase FdhD yields the protein MVDATTSIYPVQKSHQGQLEALDDCVAEEVPIALIYNGISHAVMLATPQDLKEFALGFSLSEGILTSAKELYDIEIVHQEKGIELHLDVATERFQQLKERRRSMAGRTGCGLCGSESLDQALRIPETLIESNLQFDSAAIYKAHQAIQAKQELQALTGATHASAWVKPDGEVVMVREDVGRHNALDKLIGAMALAGTSKEGFVLTTSRASYEMVQKVITAGIPMLVAISAPTGLAIRIAQGCGLTLVGFARSHQHVIYSRADRVLYK from the coding sequence ATGGTGGATGCAACTACCAGTATTTACCCTGTGCAAAAATCGCATCAAGGTCAGCTTGAGGCGCTTGATGATTGCGTTGCAGAAGAAGTGCCGATTGCGCTCATTTACAACGGCATTTCACACGCGGTCATGCTGGCAACACCGCAAGACTTAAAAGAGTTTGCGCTTGGATTTTCTTTATCCGAAGGTATTTTGACCTCAGCAAAAGAGCTCTATGACATTGAAATCGTGCATCAGGAAAAAGGCATAGAGCTTCATCTTGATGTCGCTACCGAGCGATTCCAACAGCTAAAAGAACGTCGTCGCAGCATGGCTGGCCGCACAGGTTGTGGTTTATGTGGTTCCGAAAGTCTTGATCAGGCGCTGCGTATTCCAGAGACTTTGATCGAAAGCAATCTGCAGTTTGATAGCGCAGCCATCTATAAAGCCCATCAGGCAATTCAGGCGAAACAGGAACTACAAGCACTGACAGGAGCTACTCACGCCAGCGCATGGGTAAAACCCGATGGTGAGGTTGTGATGGTGCGCGAAGATGTAGGCCGCCATAACGCGCTGGACAAACTGATTGGTGCAATGGCGTTGGCTGGCACATCTAAAGAGGGGTTTGTGCTTACGACGAGCCGTGCCAGCTATGAAATGGTGCAAAAAGTAATCACAGCGGGCATCCCCATGCTAGTGGCTATATCAGCCCCTACAGGCCTTGCGATCAGGATTGCGCAAGGTTGTGGACTCACGCTGGTTGGTTTTGCCCGCAGCCATCAGCACGTGATTTACAGCCGTGCGGATAGAGTTTTGTATAAATAA
- a CDS encoding formate dehydrogenase beta subunit → MTIKVFVPRDSSALSLGANQIAEFIQEEAAKRNIEIQLVRNGSRGMFWLEPLVEVEAAAGRIAYGPVEPSDVASLFDSDFLHGGDHALKLGITDQLPWLKNQERLTFARVGITDPVSLDDYIAHDGYKGLKNALNLAPVDIVAQVTDSGLRGRGGAAFPTGIKWKTVLDCKVDQKYIVCNADEGDSGTYSDRMIMEDDPFVLIEGMTIAAVAVGASQGYIYLRSEYPHAEVALNEAIRNAYEAGYLGRNLLGSGRHFDLEVRRAAGAYVCGEETALLESLEGKRGLVRFKPPLPAIEGLFGKPTVVNNVISFATVPMIMDKGSVFYRDYGMGRSRGTLPIQLAGNIKQGGLVEKAFGITLRELLYDYGGGSATGKPIRAVQVGGPLGAFLPESQFDTPLDYEKFAEIWAVLGHGGIVAFDDTVDMAKMARYAFEFCAIESCGKCTPCRIGSTRGVEVIDKIIAGKDHAKNIALVRDLSDTMLHGSLCALGGMTPYPVLSAINHFPEDFGLQQKEHAA, encoded by the coding sequence ATGACTATTAAGGTATTTGTTCCGCGTGACTCCAGTGCTTTATCTCTTGGCGCAAACCAGATTGCGGAGTTCATCCAGGAAGAAGCAGCCAAGCGCAATATTGAAATTCAGCTTGTTCGCAACGGTTCACGAGGCATGTTCTGGTTAGAGCCTTTGGTCGAGGTTGAAGCGGCGGCAGGGCGTATTGCCTATGGCCCAGTGGAACCAAGTGATGTGGCGAGTCTGTTCGATAGCGACTTCTTGCATGGCGGCGATCACGCATTAAAACTGGGCATTACTGATCAGCTGCCTTGGCTTAAAAATCAAGAGCGCCTGACTTTTGCGCGTGTTGGCATTACCGACCCTGTTTCGCTGGATGACTATATTGCGCACGATGGCTATAAAGGCCTTAAAAACGCGCTGAATCTTGCACCAGTCGATATCGTTGCACAAGTCACTGATTCAGGCTTGCGAGGCCGAGGTGGCGCAGCGTTCCCGACAGGCATCAAATGGAAAACCGTACTGGATTGCAAAGTTGACCAGAAATACATCGTCTGCAATGCAGATGAAGGCGATTCTGGGACTTACTCAGATCGCATGATTATGGAAGATGACCCGTTTGTGCTTATTGAAGGCATGACGATTGCCGCAGTCGCAGTGGGGGCAAGCCAGGGCTATATCTATCTGCGTTCAGAGTATCCGCATGCGGAAGTGGCCTTGAATGAAGCCATCCGTAATGCCTATGAGGCTGGTTATCTTGGCCGTAATTTACTTGGTAGCGGCCGTCATTTCGATCTCGAAGTTCGCCGTGCTGCGGGTGCTTATGTCTGTGGTGAAGAAACAGCATTGCTCGAAAGCCTGGAAGGCAAGCGTGGCCTGGTAAGATTCAAGCCACCACTACCTGCGATTGAGGGTTTATTCGGCAAACCTACCGTGGTGAACAATGTCATTTCATTCGCCACCGTGCCTATGATCATGGACAAAGGCAGTGTTTTTTATCGTGACTACGGCATGGGGCGATCACGCGGCACCTTGCCGATTCAGCTTGCTGGCAATATCAAACAGGGTGGACTGGTTGAGAAAGCGTTCGGTATTACCTTGCGTGAATTGCTTTACGACTATGGCGGTGGCTCTGCAACTGGCAAGCCAATCCGTGCTGTGCAAGTGGGTGGGCCGCTGGGCGCATTCTTGCCTGAATCACAATTCGATACACCGCTGGATTATGAGAAATTTGCCGAAATATGGGCTGTACTAGGCCATGGCGGCATTGTTGCATTTGACGACACCGTCGATATGGCAAAAATGGCGCGTTATGCCTTTGAGTTTTGCGCGATTGAATCTTGTGGGAAATGCACACCTTGCCGCATAGGTTCAACGCGAGGTGTTGAGGTGATTGATAAGATCATTGCAGGTAAAGACCACGCCAAGAATATCGCATTGGTACGCGATCTGAGCGACACCATGTTGCATGGTTCACTTTGCGCACTTGGCGGCATGACGCCTTACCCAGTGTTAAGCGCGATTAATCATTTCCCTGAAGATTTTGGGCTGCAACAAAAAGAACATGCAGCGTAA